ATGCAGCTCATCCACGTCGCGGCCGGACGCACCGACGCCTTCTGGCAGTTCTCCGACGTCCGCTCCGGCCTGGTCGCCGGGGCGCTGCTGGTCTCCGAGGCCGGCGGCACCGTCACCGACCTGGCGGGCGAGCCCTGGACCGCGGGCAGCTGCGACTTCCTGGCCGCCGCCCCCGGCCTCCACGCCGCCGCCCTCGACGTCCTGTCACCCCTCGCCTGACTCCGGCACCCCTGTTCCGCCTATCCACCACCACAAGGAGCACCACCCCATGACCAGCATCGGCATCCTGGGCGCCGGCCGCGTCGGCACCACCCTGGCCGCCAAGCTCTCCGCCGCCGGACACCGGGTCACCCTCGGCGTCCGGAACCCGGCGGAGACTGCCACCCTCGGTACCGTTCCACCGGCCACCATCGCCGACCAGCGCACCACCGCCCGCACCGCGGACATCGTGATCAACGCGACGCCCGGCGACACCGCGCTGGCCCGCCTCACCGACCTGCGCGCCGAACTCGCCGGAAAAATCCTCGTCGACGTCTCCAACGCCACCCGCGACGCCGACGACGGCCTGCCCGGCGAACTGTGCTACCCCGGCAGCAGCCTCGCCGAACGACTCCAGACCGCCCTCCTCGGCACCCGGGTGGTCAAGACGCTCAACACCATGCTGTTCACGGTCATGACCGCCCCCGAGACCCTGGCCACCCCGCCGACCGCCTACCTCTCGGGCGACGACCCGGACGCGAAGCGGACCGTCGCCGGCCTGCTCGGCGACCTGGGCTGGCAGCCCGCCTGGATCGAGGACCTCGGCGGCATCACCACGGCCCGCGCCACCGAGGCCATGGTCCTCGTCGTGCCGCACGTCCTGCGCCTGCACGGCTTCGCGCCCTTCGCGGTCTCCCTCGCCCGCTGAACCGCGCGGCCGGGGCGGGTCGTGGCGGGGCGGGGCGGTGACGTCCGGTGATCGGTTCGTTCTGCCGGCGGGGCGTCAATTGCCCTCTTGCTGACCGTCATTGACGCAGGAGAGAGCGAATTCGCCCGCTTCGATCAACGGGTGAGGAGTGTGTTACGTTCCGTGTCCAGACCACGAAATAGTGGACCCCGGCGGTGCTACCAACACCCCGGGGCCTGGCACTAGGAGCAACCGTCTCCCCATGCACATTCATCGTAGCGCGCGCATGCGCGGGTTCGACCCCTTCCCGGAGCTTCGGCCCGAACGTTCCGGACTCTCCAAGGGCGCGTTCGGGCTCGCGGTCCAGATCCTCACCAGCCCCACCGGCTGCGACGCGGACGGCCGACAGCTCGCCGAGCAGGGGCCGGACGGCCGGGCGGGGATCGCCAGGATGCTCCGGGAGCTGAAGAAGGCCGGGTTCTACTGGGTCATCACGTTCCGGCTCCCGGACGGACGGATCATCAGCCAGTCCCACCTCTTCGACACTCCGCAGCACGTCGCGCCGAATCCCATCCCCCCGGGTCCCGGCGGCCCCGGGTCCGGGGCACCTGACGTCCTATGGAAAACCCGGGAGGGAAAACCCTCCCTCCCGGCCGCCAGGACGGCCGCCGAGCCCGAGCCGAAACCGGAGCCGAATCCGGAATCCGCGCCCGAACCCGAGCCCGAATCCGCCCCCGAGCCCGAACCCGAACCCGAAGTGGCCGCCGAGTCGCGGGCGGCAGCGGCCCTGCTGCACCGGGTGGTCCGGCCGGAGCCCCGGCTGCGGATCGGCGAGGTGGAGGCGCTGGAACTGGCCCCGCTGGTGGCGGAGTGGGTGCGACGCGGCAGCAGCCCCGAGGACCTGTCGCGGGCCCTGGTGCCCGGCCTGCCGGCG
This is a stretch of genomic DNA from Kitasatospora fiedleri. It encodes these proteins:
- a CDS encoding NADPH-dependent F420 reductase — translated: MTSIGILGAGRVGTTLAAKLSAAGHRVTLGVRNPAETATLGTVPPATIADQRTTARTADIVINATPGDTALARLTDLRAELAGKILVDVSNATRDADDGLPGELCYPGSSLAERLQTALLGTRVVKTLNTMLFTVMTAPETLATPPTAYLSGDDPDAKRTVAGLLGDLGWQPAWIEDLGGITTARATEAMVLVVPHVLRLHGFAPFAVSLAR